The segment CTTAGTGCCATTTATGCGGCTCTAGTTGTTTCCTGTATATTCCTGCCTACTTTAATTATTCGTAAATTAACCGTTAAATGGACCTTGGTATTCAGTATGTTGTGCTATGCCCCCTACATTGCCTTCCAATTGTTCCCTAAGTAAGTTTATTTTCGTTGGCATTTTCAAAAGCTTATTTCTAACCatttctgtttaaatttaaatagattttatacaTTGGTTCCTGCTGGTATTCTAGTCGGTTTGGGTGCTGCTCCTATGTGGGCCTCCAAAGCTACATATTTGACTCAAGTCGGTCAAGTTTATGCCAAAATAACAGAACAGGCTGTGGATGCTATTATTGTAAGATTCTTTGGCTTCTTCTTTTTGGCCTGGCAAACAGCTGAATTGTGGGGAAATCTTATCTCCAGTCTTGGTAAGTTCAAAATCGATTGCAAACTTTTTGATCTCTATGTGAGAGTTAAGTTATGCTcagctttaaagtttttttcaagcttttaaaactgtaaaatatttCTCAAGCTTATAAAGctattttcaaaaagctttttaaacgcTTTATTTCTTCtaaataaggtttttttttaatccaatTCAAATTCTCTAATTTATGTCTTTTATTTCTTCTCTCTTACAGTGCTCTCTAGTGGTGCTCATGGTAGCGGTGGTGGTGATGCCAACAGCACTATTTCCGAAGAAGATCTCAAATACTGTGGTGCCAATTTCTGCGTTAACGGTGCCAGCGGTCACACCAATTTGGAACGTCCTCCAGATCATGAAATCTTCGAAATCTCAATGATTTACTTGTCTTGTATCATTGCTGCTGTTGCCATTATTGCCTTCTTCTTGGATCCGCTCAAGCGTTATGGTGAAAAACGTAAAGGCTCTCAATCGGCTCAGGAATTATCCGGCATGGAACTGTTGTCGGCCACTTTCCGTCAAATGAAGAAACCCAATCAACAATTGCTTATTCCCATTACTGTATTCATTGGCATGGAACAGGCTTTCATCGGTGCTGACTTTACACAGGCCTATGTATCCTGTGCCTTGGGTATCCATCAAATTGGTTTCGTTATGATTTGCTTTGGTGTCGTCAATGCCATCTGTTCGATATTGTTCGGTTCAGTGATGAAATATATTGGTCGTACTCCCATCATTGTTTTGGGTGCTGTCGTGCATTTCACTTTGATTACCGTAGAATTGTTCTGGCGTCCTAGTCCCGACAATCCTTTGATCTTCTATGCCATGTCCGGTCTCTGGGGTGTTGGTGATGCTGTATGGCAAACACAAATCAACGGTTTATATGGTCTGCTGTTCAGACGTAACAAGGAAGCTGCCTTCTCCAATTATCGTCTCTGGGAATCGGCTGGCTTTGTGATCGCTTATGCTTATGCCACCACCTTATGTGCACGCATGAAACTTTATATTCTATTGGCTGTGTTGACTTTGGGTTGCATTGGCTATGTCATTGTAGAAATTCTCTACAGAAAGAAGGTaaactaaaatacatatttccCTATTAGAGAAcattaactaaatttattttttttttttttttgtattttctatatagCAACGTAAAATCAAGAAGCAAGAAAAGGCTGAATTGGCTGAAAAGGAGAAAGAAGCTGCTGCTGCTAAAGCTGCTGCCGAGGCTAATGTCAATGGCACCCCAGAAGTTGAAGAAACCGATGATGAATTGGATGATCTCGAAGAAGATATTGTAGTCAcacatttctaaacaaaaaacatttcattaaaaaacacaactaaacaaacaaactaacaattttattgttgaaaaaagctGTTTAAAGCTTTTGTTATAACAAACTAAAACTTATAACTTAGTAACAACATAAAAGCTTTCCTAGGCTTTAAGCTTGATTCTTACTAAAGttgtattaagaaaattttcattacaattttttgttttctcataaaaatctaatgaaaatttctaaaaagaaaagtttcgaaaattgtatataaactaaaaaaaactctgTAAGAAACcagaaacttttgttaaatattacttAAGAACTAACACGAAtgaaaaaaacatgttaaaacaTGAAAGTGTACAATGGTCTGTCCATGgggaaacaaaaagaaaaaacatatttccaAATGTCTCCAGAAACCACAAACACAAATAACTGTAATTGTagtgaaaatagtaaaaaattcatggaaaaataattgtatttttttccaaaactaTCACACCACTCCACCTCACcctcctctctctctctcccacTATCTCTCTAATACACTTTCATTAAGCTCAgactataaaatgttttagttttctcTTAAATATCATCATTATATGCTCAGTATTATgttaagttttaagaaaattttattttttttaaatatttcttttacttaTTTCTTTGCTTTCGTTCATTTTTTCATTACATTCTTTTctctaataattttatttttatttgtctctTTTTACTGTTTTTACTACACTTCGActctacttttaaaaaaatcattagtttaattattcattttattttatttttaaaattgttctattttatttttcgtttttgtttttttcttaaaaaagctcttttttcttaaagcttttaatttttatttgttttatctaTTTGAAATCGTTTTTGAATAGTAgtttatttaagtagttatattaatttaaacaaattttattttcaaatttattgaaattgtgttttatgATTGTGATCgatcattttaataattttatttgcagaaattgcaaaaaaaaaaaaacataattttattaattgaaaaacaaaatgttgtaaaataaaacacaaaaaaaaaatttaataaaaaaatatattcgaagaatcaatattataatataatagcTGTATGAAACTGTCAAAttgtgaaataaatattttacatgaaacatgtaataatatttaaggaaaatcgaaaaaaagaagaatcataaaaaaacttttagtttaattatactattaatattattatattaataaaaattgtattttaagaaataaagaaaaattattttgttcaaaaaaaaatcaagagttttTATTGGGGAATTTCAAGGTGAAAGTTAGGCTAGACAGGGTTAGCCAACCGTTAAATCATactattagaaattttttattttttcaaaatattaaaggaaaacCTAACGTGCTTTGAATTCTGTGTCagaactaaaatttaagaatattattTCATTCAGGAATGATGTGAAGACCAAAGGTTCACTGACATGGAATTTTTGCCTGAAAATTTCcgtcaaataaaaaatctaatcaaaaacaagtcagatttctatattcggctgtgccgaatcttatatacccttcaccaagtatgttttaaaaaacagtttttattgactttgtatctctgcacacatgtcacacataacatatgtacacacaaacaaatataaactgtagcagaaagaaatattaaaatatttaattattataaatattaatattattgtactgtactaccaccgttaaactgtaCTACCACCCCAAACacatatgagctgtattaccaacatattactgctttatctccatattgttgtttttatgtttttatttataatttgttgaggaaattttcagaggtagtctcagatttttacccatatctcagttatttatgtctgacagaattattgaagatttggatcttgaAAATAtttggagtcttcagaaaattgatttcaacagacagacaaacggacatggcttaatcgactccgctatctatagggatacagaatatatatactttatagggtcggaaaattatattataggaattacaaacggaatgacaaacttatatatacccttctcacgaaggtggaGGGTATAATTATTGATTCCCATCAattattttcattcattaacTTGGATTACAAACTTTTTAGTAATTATTCTGatcgatatttagtaattttttgtattttacaaaatgtgGGTAATTCCATTACTATATATTCTGAAAACATAAGTAAATGAATAATCTtacagagtttaaatattattcaaatcaGCGCTTAATATTTCGATCGGTAAAGAACTTATAATCATGTAAATTCTAGCTGCTTGTGAAACTCTGAGACGGCACAAAAGAGGATGAGCGAAAAAATGTGCAAATGGAGAATGtgtttctatctatctatctatctatctatctatctatctatctatctatctatctatctacctatctatctatctacatatctacctatctatctatctatctatctatctatctatctatctatctatctatctatctatctatctatctatctatctatctatctatctatctatctatctatctatctatatatctatctatctatctatctatccatagATAGTTATCGTTCCGTCAGCCTAGATGAAATTGGCTGACGGATCGATAACCAATAATTCGATCTGAACATTGTACCACGGACTGTACTTAATctgtttattaaatgttaaacttaaattttattaaaaaaattctgtaaTAGGTACATACTTAAAACTAACATTCGTTTAACTTAAAgctaaaaatgaagaaaaacaaataaataaaatttaattttaaaataaattttacttagaTTAAATGTGCACTGGATTCTAATTTCAAAACATGAGTAAATCAACGTGTTAAAAGGGAactgtatatgaataaaaacttaaatgaattcagtcaaaaataaatacaaacactcATTTTTACGCCTACAAAACTATAGGTTCATCATCTACTGATTTGGTATTCTTACGACGACGTGATGATTTAATTTTCGACAGGACACTATAGGCCTGTTGTATCTCAATGAAACGTTGATTGGCCGCAGCCTTTTGTGTTTCATCTTTAACCTTATCGGGATGATATTCCTTCGAGAGGCGACGATAGGCTGCTGTGATCTCTGACTGAGAAGCGGTGGCACTAACACCTAATACCTTATAGGAATTACGCTCACCATCTACATCCATTGACTCGAATATTTCCTTCCAGGTCTCATACCAACCATGATGTTGAGCATAGTTGTAGGTGTCTTGTAAGGCCTGAGCTATATCGGTCCACCAGGCCGAGGCTAAAAAGTTTTGGAAGGCTTCATGTATGGGCACTTCATTGCCATCTTCATCCGATATGGTGCCATTGAAATAAAGGAAACAACCCCAGAGGGAGAAGTAAATACATAGGGCACCGGTGAATTTTAAAGTTCTCTCCAATTTACCGCGTCTTTTGGGTGGTGTACGCAACCATTCTTTGGAGAAGTGATCGAAAATAAGTCCCGCAGCCAAAGCGGTTATGAGAAGGGTATAAGTTTCATCATAAATGAAATAACGCACTGGATAGGAGGCAAAGGCCGCTAGAAGGCAATGCCACAATACACCTTTTTCACGACCTATATTGCCCACGGTCCAAACCCCTAACGCCACAAATACTGGTATCAGCCAATGTAAAAAGCTAAAGTCGATGCCCATAAATAAAGTCTCTGGTATGGCCATCTGATAAAGTTGACCAAATAGATAACCAATCATAACTTCTCCCAAAAAACGTTTACCCGAATAGGGCGGTTTACGATAATGTTgcaatttcttaacaaattccTCTATAAATTTGGGATCTTCATTGGCATCACGCACATAACTGGGTATATTGAAGACTTCAAATATCCAACCCACACCAAAGTAGCCGCCCAATGTGCACCACCAAATAAAGGCGTGACGATCGCGATGCAAGTAAATGTGATGTAAACCAAAAATACCACCAAATAACCAAAGAACATAGGCAGTAATTAGGGATTTTTGGGGCGGCATAGAATTGGCCTCGAATTTGTGACTTTTGCCATTTGTTTGATGTAACTTGCCATTCATTACAGGGGTGTGatctttaattttatctttggCCATTTTGTGctgtaaaaatgaaattttaattaaaattattttttaaatattaaaaataagaaaacttacATTTGTAGTAGGGTTAAAATTCTtcagattttttaaaacatttattgacTTAATGAATACTTTCTCTTTTCACGTATTCTTTCTTGAGCCGCCAACAAAATCACGTATCTACACCAATAACAACTTGAGTAAACTGTGTACTTCTTTcagtcttttttttaaagacacgTCAGTTTAGgcttaatacaatttatttttaattttatattttaaattaaactattttcttaaatactcgttttatttaacaatttttatcttCGTCTggtattattacttttttaattactttatttttgcttttttcctttatttttcaatgtttttcgTTGTTCTGTCTTGATGGTTTGCTTTTCAACTACAATctttctttaaaacttaaaatttttaagccaAGCAGTCAGCCAGACTTCTAAATCAGGTcaagaaagaaatttttgtttgtttgtaaatgCAAGAGAAAAATATCTGGATctgttttaaatttctcttttaaactgtttttttactTCTACTCCCTTAAAATTACCAATCAGCTGTGATTTTCTTTGAATAAAATGGTTCTTGTCTATACTAAGTAGCCATACATAGTTGGCAACTGTAGCAAATATAACGTTATTAGCATTATTTTTCTATCCCTGAGTTATGACATTTACTAAAAACTTGCtatcattttaatttgaatgaaTTCTTATCAAATCAACATAAAACGAGAAAAGTgacagttttattattattgttggagaaatttttaacaaacaattaaatttcacaaaaaataaaatagaaagacAAATAATCAATGGCTACACTACAATATAATCTTGTAATATTCGTATTGATTTTAGCTTTAATAAACAAATCCCTTGCCATAC is part of the Lucilia cuprina isolate Lc7/37 chromosome 3, ASM2204524v1, whole genome shotgun sequence genome and harbors:
- the LOC111684572 gene encoding UNC93-like protein — protein: MTGFTNGGFENDEPVKPKAGFEPDTASLREKVILNPGEKWRILKNISIISFAFMVQFTAFQGTANLQSSINAEDGLGTVSLSAIYAALVVSCIFLPTLIIRKLTVKWTLVFSMLCYAPYIAFQLFPKFYTLVPAGILVGLGAAPMWASKATYLTQVGQVYAKITEQAVDAIIVRFFGFFFLAWQTAELWGNLISSLVLSSGAHGSGGGDANSTISEEDLKYCGANFCVNGASGHTNLERPPDHEIFEISMIYLSCIIAAVAIIAFFLDPLKRYGEKRKGSQSAQELSGMELLSATFRQMKKPNQQLLIPITVFIGMEQAFIGADFTQAYVSCALGIHQIGFVMICFGVVNAICSILFGSVMKYIGRTPIIVLGAVVHFTLITVELFWRPSPDNPLIFYAMSGLWGVGDAVWQTQINGLYGLLFRRNKEAAFSNYRLWESAGFVIAYAYATTLCARMKLYILLAVLTLGCIGYVIVEILYRKKQRKIKKQEKAELAEKEKEAAAAKAAAEANVNGTPEVEETDDELDDLEEDIVVTHF
- the LOC111690948 gene encoding dnaJ homolog subfamily C member 22; the protein is MAKDKIKDHTPVMNGKLHQTNGKSHKFEANSMPPQKSLITAYVLWLFGGIFGLHHIYLHRDRHAFIWWCTLGGYFGVGWIFEVFNIPSYVRDANEDPKFIEEFVKKLQHYRKPPYSGKRFLGEVMIGYLFGQLYQMAIPETLFMGIDFSFLHWLIPVFVALGVWTVGNIGREKGVLWHCLLAAFASYPVRYFIYDETYTLLITALAAGLIFDHFSKEWLRTPPKRRGKLERTLKFTGALCIYFSLWGCFLYFNGTISDEDGNEVPIHEAFQNFLASAWWTDIAQALQDTYNYAQHHGWYETWKEIFESMDVDGERNSYKVLGVSATASQSEITAAYRRLSKEYHPDKVKDETQKAAANQRFIEIQQAYSVLSKIKSSRRRKNTKSVDDEPIVL